The following proteins are co-located in the Triticum aestivum cultivar Chinese Spring chromosome 1A, IWGSC CS RefSeq v2.1, whole genome shotgun sequence genome:
- the LOC123189850 gene encoding protein Rf1, mitochondrial yields MARLCYTTPMPHLRRCCSSSTSPPSRHWDPRPAFAAATERVRAGTLSPEDAHHLFDELLLQANPVPERSFNDFLAALARALSSAALRDGHSLALGIFNRVCREEAGPCVTPPTVCTYNILMDSCCRACHPNLGPAFFGRFLRTGLKADQIVAINLLKCLCHAKRKDEAVNMLLHRMSEFGCVPDAISYSIVLKSLCDDSRSQQALDLLQMVRKGGACSLDVVAYSTVIRSFFKEGEVSKACNLFHEMVQQGIVPNVVTYSLIIDALCKVRAMDKAKLVLQQMVDNGVRPNMYTCMELIHVLPLQEWRKQRSCRIF; encoded by the coding sequence ATGGCTCGCCTCTGCTACACCACGCCCATGCCGCACCTCCGCCGCTGCTGCTCCTCTTCCACCTCGCCGCCTTCACGCCACTGGGACCCCCGACCCGCCTTTGCCGCGGCCACGGAGCGCGTCCGCGCCGGGACGCTCAGCCCTGAAGACGCACACCACCTGTTTGACGAATTGCTACTGCAGGCCAACCCCGTCCCCGAGCGTTCCTTCAACGACTTCCTTGCCGCGCTCGCCCGGGCTCTGTCCTCCGCTGCTCTCAGAGATGGACACTCCCTTGCTCTCGGCATCTTCAACCGTGTCTGCCGAGAAGAAGCAGGGCCGTGCGTGACGCCACCCACAGTCTGCACCTACAACATCCTCATGGACAGTTGCTGTCGTGCATGCCACCCGAACCTAGGCCCTGCTTTCTTCGGCCGCTTCCTCAGGACGGGCCTCAAGGCAGACCAGATCGTCGCCATCAACCTCCTCAAGTGCCTCTGCCACGCAAAACGGAAGGATGAGGCTGTCAACATGCTGCTTCATAGGATGTCTGAGTTCGGTTGTGTGCCTGATGCCATCTCATACTCCATAGTACTTAAGAGCTTATGTGACGATAGCAGGAGCCAGCAAGcgctcgatctgctccagatggtaaGGAAAGGAGGTGCCTGCTCCCTCGATGTGGTGGCATATAGCACAGTCATCCGCAGCTTCTTTAAGGAGGGTGAAGTAAGTAAGGCATGCAATCTATTCCATGAAATGGTGCAACAAGGGATTGTGCCTAATGTGGTGACATATAGCTTGATTATTGATGCCTTGTGCAAGGTCAGGGCAATGGACAAGGCAAAGCTGGTCCTTCAGCAGATGGTTGATAATGGTGTTCGACCAAATATGTATACATGCATGGAACTCATTCATGTACTCCCTTTGCAAGAATGGAGGAAGCAAAGAAGCTGCAGAATTTTTTGA